In the genome of Aridibaculum aurantiacum, one region contains:
- the atpD gene encoding F0F1 ATP synthase subunit beta encodes MANVGKVKQVIGAVVDVSFNGKLPEILNALELKRENGDTLVMEVQQHLGEDSVRCIAMDGTEGLVRGTQVLDTGLPITMPVGEGINGRLFNVTGDPIDGLPAVPKTGGRPIHNKPPLFENLSTSSEVLFTGIKVIDLIEPYSKGGKIGLFGGAGVGKTVLIQELINNIAIGYGGLSVFAGVGERTREGNDLMREMIEAGIMKYGEKFKHSMEEGGWDLDSVNLEELKDSKATFVFGQMNEPPGARARVALSGLTIAEYFRDGDGQGKGRDILFFVDNIFRFTQAGSEVSALLGRMPSAVGYQPTLATEMGLMQERITSTKNGSITSVQAVYVPADDLTDPAPATTFAHLDATTVLSRKIADLGIYPAVDPLDSTSRILTPAVVGDEHYNCANRVKLILQRYKELQDIIAILGLDELSDEDKLTVSRARKVQRFLSQPFHVAEQFTGLKGVFVSIEDTIRAFNAIMDGEVDEYPEAAFNLVGTLEDAIEKGKKMMEQAKG; translated from the coding sequence ATGGCTAACGTTGGTAAGGTTAAACAGGTGATCGGTGCCGTTGTGGACGTTTCGTTCAACGGAAAATTGCCTGAGATACTTAACGCCCTGGAATTAAAACGCGAAAACGGCGACACCCTGGTGATGGAAGTTCAGCAGCACCTTGGTGAAGATAGCGTGCGCTGTATTGCAATGGATGGTACCGAAGGTCTTGTACGTGGTACCCAGGTATTGGATACAGGATTGCCTATTACTATGCCGGTTGGAGAAGGTATCAACGGTCGTTTGTTTAATGTAACCGGCGATCCTATTGATGGTTTGCCAGCGGTTCCTAAAACAGGTGGTCGTCCTATACACAATAAGCCACCATTATTCGAAAACCTGAGCACTTCATCTGAAGTACTTTTCACTGGTATCAAAGTAATTGACCTGATTGAGCCGTACTCCAAGGGTGGTAAAATTGGTCTATTCGGTGGTGCGGGTGTAGGTAAAACCGTATTGATCCAGGAGCTGATCAACAACATCGCTATTGGTTATGGTGGTTTGTCAGTATTTGCCGGTGTGGGTGAAAGAACACGTGAGGGTAATGACCTGATGCGTGAGATGATTGAGGCAGGCATCATGAAATACGGTGAAAAGTTCAAGCATAGCATGGAAGAAGGCGGCTGGGATTTGGACTCTGTAAACCTTGAAGAACTAAAAGACTCAAAAGCAACTTTCGTATTCGGACAGATGAACGAACCTCCTGGAGCTCGTGCTCGTGTGGCACTTAGCGGTCTAACTATCGCTGAATATTTCCGCGATGGAGATGGCCAGGGCAAAGGTCGTGACATCCTGTTCTTCGTAGATAACATCTTCCGTTTCACGCAGGCTGGTTCAGAGGTTTCGGCTCTACTGGGTCGTATGCCATCAGCGGTGGGTTACCAGCCAACATTGGCTACTGAAATGGGTCTAATGCAAGAGCGTATCACTTCAACTAAGAACGGTTCAATTACATCTGTACAGGCGGTTTATGTACCTGCGGATGACTTGACTGACCCGGCTCCTGCGACTACCTTCGCTCACCTGGATGCAACAACGGTATTGTCTCGTAAGATTGCTGACTTAGGTATTTACCCTGCGGTGGATCCACTGGACTCAACTTCACGTATCCTTACCCCGGCAGTTGTAGGTGATGAGCATTACAATTGTGCAAACCGTGTAAAACTGATCCTTCAGCGTTATAAGGAACTGCAGGATATCATTGCTATCCTTGGTCTGGATGAATTATCTGATGAAGATAAACTGACTGTATCACGTGCACGTAAAGTACAGCGTTTCCTTTCTCAGCCATTCCACGTGGCAGAGCAGTTTACTGGTTTGAAAGGTGTATTTGTAAGCATTGAAGATACCATCCGAGCATTTAACGCCATTATGGACGGAGAAGTGGATGAATATCCTGAAGCTGCATTCAACCTTGTAGGAACTTTGGAAGATGCAATTGAAAAAGGTAAGAAAATGATGGAGCAGGCGAAAGGATAA